In the Helianthus annuus cultivar XRQ/B chromosome 11, HanXRQr2.0-SUNRISE, whole genome shotgun sequence genome, one interval contains:
- the LOC110888728 gene encoding uncharacterized protein LOC110888728 — MKSIFSVASMKSLLIKSSKIPNSFSWKWNGWVPKKINTFMWKVVNNNIPTMLALKGRQVNVGDTLCKLCGEADEDADHLLTSCLITTIVWQFISECCNTSSLFAFSTKDLINIHSHVKASKNKRKGIQAVIFTTAWCIWNARNEAVFQNKVIGINKMLENIKALGYLWVKNGSPCSNLEWK; from the coding sequence ATGAAAAGTATATTCTCGGTTGCTTCGATGAAAAGTCTTTTAATCAAGTCTTCTAAGATTCCAAATAGTTTCTCATGGAAATGGAATGGATGGGTTCCAAAGAAAATAAATACTTTCATGTGGAAGGTTGTGAACAATAACATCCCTACAATGCTAGCTCTTAAAGGAAGACAAGTGAATGTGGGCGATACTTTATGTAAACTATGCGGAGAAGCAGATGAAGATGCAGATCATCTCTTGACCTCTTGCTTGATAACTACAATTGTGTGGCAGTTTATTAGTGAATGCTGCAACACCTCAAGTCTGTTTGCCTTCTCAACAAAAGACTTGATCAATATTCACAGCCATGTGAAGGCTAGCAAGAACAAGAGGAAGGGTATACAAGCAGTGATCTTCACGACTGCATGGTGTATCTGGAACGCTAGGAACGAGGCAGTTTTTCAAAACAAGGTGATAGGTATTAATAAGATGTTGGAAAACATTAAAGCACTAGGCTATCTTTGGGTTAAGAATGGATCCCCATGCTCAAATTTAGAATGGAAATAA